From one Phocaeicola salanitronis DSM 18170 genomic stretch:
- a CDS encoding porin, whose translation MKKYLSALLLALSVASVGAQDFSWKDAVPEIHGTVRGKYEYQTSTNAQRFQVRNARVSATGKVLPIVSYKAEIDLCDEGVIKMLDAYARVTPFKGFDVTIGQMRVPFTIDAHRSPHLQYFANRSFIAKQMGSLRDAGATLKYSMKESFPFAIEAGLFSGSGLTEQKGWHKALSYSAKLELMPFKGYNLTLSTQRIRPFDRNIYMYDLGTYYEWNNWHFEVEGMYKDYAHSDFKSVWAVDAFVNYDYFIKKEKSLIKKVSFLARFDYMGNNSDELDEDGIDYIITDYERKRITGGLTFSFGKPFQADLRLNYEKYFYDDDAFALESEQDKLVIEMMVRF comes from the coding sequence ATGAAAAAATATCTCTCTGCGCTGTTGTTGGCGCTCTCTGTAGCATCTGTCGGTGCTCAAGATTTTAGTTGGAAAGATGCGGTTCCCGAGATTCACGGTACAGTGCGTGGAAAGTACGAATATCAGACTTCAACAAACGCACAACGCTTTCAGGTGCGTAATGCGCGTGTAAGCGCTACGGGCAAGGTGCTTCCTATCGTGAGTTATAAAGCTGAAATAGACCTTTGCGATGAGGGGGTTATCAAGATGCTGGATGCCTATGCAAGGGTTACTCCATTTAAAGGTTTTGATGTCACCATCGGGCAAATGCGTGTGCCTTTTACCATCGATGCGCACCGTTCTCCCCATTTGCAATATTTCGCAAACCGTTCGTTCATTGCCAAGCAGATGGGAAGCTTGCGCGATGCGGGTGCCACGTTGAAATATTCAATGAAAGAGAGCTTCCCTTTTGCTATCGAGGCAGGATTGTTCAGCGGGTCCGGATTGACCGAGCAGAAGGGATGGCACAAGGCGCTTTCCTATTCAGCCAAGTTGGAATTAATGCCGTTCAAGGGATACAACTTGACCTTGAGCACGCAGCGCATCCGCCCTTTCGACCGGAATATTTATATGTATGACCTCGGTACGTATTACGAATGGAACAATTGGCACTTTGAAGTGGAAGGGATGTATAAGGACTATGCGCATTCCGATTTCAAGAGCGTGTGGGCGGTAGACGCGTTCGTTAATTATGATTATTTTATCAAGAAAGAGAAGAGCCTGATAAAGAAAGTCTCATTTTTGGCGCGTTTCGACTACATGGGGAATAACAGTGATGAATTGGATGAAGATGGAATCGATTATATCATAACCGATTATGAGCGTAAACGTATTACAGGCGGCTTGACGTTTAGCTTCGGAAAACCGTTTCAGGCAGACCTCCGTTTGAATTATGAAAAATATTTCTATGATGATGATGCGTTCGCATTGGAGTCGGAACAAGATAAATTGGTAATAGAAATGATGGTTCGCTTCTGA
- a CDS encoding DUF1295 domain-containing protein encodes MEQETFHLFLWVMSGIALIVFVALYFVKAGYGIFRTPSWGLSVNNKVGWVLMESPVFIVLLVLWAYSGIGVAFPQFLFLLLFLLHYFQRSFVFPFLMKGKSRMPVAIMAMGIVFNVLNGMMQAGGLFYFNEGVPTGIGLGYLLEPHALIGLALFFIGMGINLHSDSVVRNLRKPGDTRHYLPQRGMYRYVTSANYLGELIEWTGFAVLTASPAAWVFVWWTAANLVPRANAIYHKYCDEFGAEAVGKRKRIIPYIY; translated from the coding sequence ATGGAGCAGGAAACTTTTCATCTTTTCTTGTGGGTGATGTCTGGCATAGCCTTGATTGTATTTGTCGCCCTTTATTTCGTGAAAGCCGGGTATGGCATTTTTCGGACGCCTTCATGGGGATTGTCTGTCAATAATAAAGTGGGATGGGTGCTCATGGAGTCACCCGTATTTATTGTGTTGCTCGTCTTGTGGGCATATAGCGGGATAGGGGTTGCCTTCCCTCAATTCTTGTTTTTGTTGCTTTTCTTATTGCATTATTTCCAGCGTTCGTTCGTTTTTCCGTTTTTGATGAAAGGGAAGAGCAGGATGCCGGTGGCTATTATGGCTATGGGCATTGTATTCAATGTATTGAACGGGATGATGCAGGCCGGAGGGCTTTTCTATTTTAACGAGGGCGTGCCTACGGGTATCGGGCTGGGCTATCTGCTGGAGCCGCATGCCTTGATCGGACTTGCTTTGTTCTTTATCGGGATGGGCATTAACTTGCATTCCGATAGTGTTGTCCGGAATTTGCGCAAGCCCGGCGATACCCGTCATTATCTTCCGCAGAGAGGGATGTACCGGTATGTGACTTCTGCCAATTATTTGGGTGAACTGATAGAATGGACGGGATTTGCTGTTCTTACGGCTTCGCCTGCCGCATGGGTATTTGTTTGGTGGACTGCGGCAAATTTGGTTCCTCGCGCAAATGCCATTTATCATAAATATTGCGATGAGTTTGGCGCTGAGGCAGTAGGAAAACGGAAACGAATTATACCTTATATATATTGA
- a CDS encoding NADH:flavin oxidoreductase yields MKDSKLFTPVTLGPLTLRNRTIRSAAFESMCPGNKPSQMLLDYHRSVAAGGIGMTTVAYAAVTQSGLSFDRQLWMRPEIVPGLRELTDAVHKEGAAAGIQLGHCGNMSHKSICGCMPVGASSGFNLYSPTFVRGLRADELPEMARAYGRSVNLAREAGFDAVEIHAGHGYLISQFLSPSTNHRKDEYGGSLQNRMRFMDMVMEEVMKAAGNDMAVLVKMNMRDGFKGGMELDETLQVAKRLEQSGAHALVLSGGFVSKAPMYVMRGEMPIRSMTHYMDCWWLKYGVRMVGKWMIPSVPFKEAYFLEDALKFRKEIKMPLVYVGGLVSREKIDEVLDCGFEAVQMARALLNEPGFVNRMREEENARSGCKHSNYCIARMYSIEMACHQHLKEELPPCLKKEIERIEKRQA; encoded by the coding sequence ATGAAAGATTCGAAATTGTTTACTCCGGTCACGTTGGGACCGTTGACCTTGCGGAACCGTACCATCCGTTCGGCTGCATTCGAGAGTATGTGTCCGGGGAATAAACCTTCGCAGATGTTGCTGGATTATCATCGGTCTGTAGCTGCAGGAGGAATAGGGATGACTACGGTGGCGTATGCTGCCGTTACGCAAAGCGGTTTGTCTTTCGACCGTCAGTTGTGGATGCGTCCTGAAATCGTTCCGGGTTTACGCGAGCTGACCGATGCGGTGCATAAGGAAGGGGCTGCGGCCGGCATTCAGTTGGGGCATTGCGGAAACATGTCGCATAAAAGCATCTGCGGGTGCATGCCTGTAGGAGCCAGCAGCGGATTCAATTTGTATTCGCCGACTTTTGTGCGCGGGCTTCGTGCGGATGAGTTGCCTGAAATGGCACGTGCTTACGGGCGTTCGGTCAATCTGGCCCGTGAAGCTGGTTTTGATGCGGTAGAGATTCATGCGGGGCATGGCTATCTGATTAGCCAGTTCCTTTCTCCTTCTACCAACCATCGGAAAGATGAGTACGGCGGTTCGCTTCAAAACCGGATGCGTTTTATGGATATGGTGATGGAAGAAGTGATGAAAGCGGCAGGCAATGACATGGCGGTTTTGGTCAAGATGAACATGCGCGACGGATTCAAGGGAGGCATGGAATTGGACGAAACGTTGCAGGTGGCAAAACGTTTGGAGCAGTCGGGCGCGCATGCGTTGGTGTTGAGCGGAGGATTTGTAAGCAAGGCTCCGATGTATGTGATGCGTGGCGAGATGCCTATACGGAGTATGACGCATTACATGGATTGCTGGTGGCTGAAGTATGGTGTACGCATGGTAGGCAAGTGGATGATTCCCAGCGTGCCTTTCAAAGAGGCTTATTTCTTGGAAGATGCATTGAAGTTCCGGAAGGAAATCAAGATGCCGTTGGTATATGTAGGCGGTTTGGTATCGCGTGAGAAAATAGATGAGGTGCTTGACTGCGGTTTCGAAGCCGTACAGATGGCGCGTGCTTTGCTGAATGAGCCGGGATTTGTGAACCGTATGCGGGAGGAAGAGAATGCCCGCAGCGGTTGTAAGCACAGTAATTATTGCATTGCGCGTATGTATTCCATTGAAATGGCATGCCATCAGCATTTAAAGGAAGAATTGCCTCCGTGTCTGAAGAAGGAAATAGAGCGAATCGAGAAAAGACAGGCGTAG
- a CDS encoding SDR family oxidoreductase, with translation MENERKLAVVTGADGGMGREITRAVAMAGYRVIMASCRPRKAEEVRRMLLQEQNGLQLEIRELDLASLASVSAFAERLLAEGVPICLLMNDAGTMETGRHITENGLERTVSVNYVGPYLLTRKLLPLMKEGSRIVNMVSCTYAIGRLDFPDFFTKGKKGAFWRIPIYSNTKLALTLFTIDLANRVREKGIVVNAADPGIVSTDIITMHMWFDPLTDILFRPFIRTPRKGAATAVHLLLDEEAGKRTGTLNVSCHAKPLSDKYVHHVQMKELWDRTEEIVKPWL, from the coding sequence ATGGAAAATGAACGGAAATTAGCGGTTGTTACCGGTGCCGATGGAGGTATGGGCAGGGAGATAACCCGTGCGGTGGCTATGGCAGGCTATCGGGTGATAATGGCAAGTTGCCGTCCCCGGAAAGCGGAAGAAGTGCGCCGGATGTTGCTTCAGGAACAAAATGGTTTGCAACTTGAAATCCGGGAACTTGATTTGGCTTCGCTAGCTTCTGTCTCGGCTTTTGCCGAGCGGTTATTGGCAGAAGGTGTTCCGATCTGCTTGTTGATGAACGATGCCGGAACGATGGAAACGGGCAGGCACATTACCGAAAACGGGTTGGAGCGTACGGTGAGTGTGAACTATGTAGGTCCTTATCTCTTGACGCGCAAACTGCTCCCCTTGATGAAAGAGGGGAGCCGCATTGTGAATATGGTATCGTGTACCTATGCCATTGGGCGGTTGGATTTTCCCGATTTTTTCACCAAAGGGAAGAAAGGGGCGTTCTGGCGCATTCCTATTTATAGCAATACCAAGCTGGCACTGACGCTTTTCACAATCGACCTTGCCAATCGGGTGCGCGAGAAGGGAATCGTTGTTAATGCGGCCGATCCAGGCATTGTATCAACCGATATCATTACGATGCACATGTGGTTTGACCCCTTGACGGATATTCTTTTCCGTCCTTTTATACGTACTCCGCGGAAAGGGGCTGCTACAGCCGTTCACTTGTTGTTGGACGAAGAAGCGGGCAAACGGACCGGAACGCTGAACGTAAGTTGCCACGCCAAACCGCTTTCGGATAAATATGTGCATCATGTGCAGATGAAAGAACTTTGGGACAGAACTGAAGAGATTGTAAAGCCTTGGCTATAA
- the pflB gene encoding formate C-acetyltransferase produces MMNFKEGHWKYEINVTDFVKTNITPYEGDASFLTGPTERTKAVWNKCLEALAEERANGGVRSLDSSTVSTITSFAPGYIDKENEVIVGLQTDELLRRAIKPFGGIKVVEKACRENGVEVDPKVKDIFTHYRKTHNDGVFDAYTDEIRSFRSLGFLTGLPDNYARGRIIGDYRRLALYGLDRLIEAKQDDLRHLTSPMTDERIRLREEVAEQIKALKEIKTLGEQYGLDLSRPAETAQEAVQWVYMAYLAAVKEQDGAAMSLGNVSSFLDIYIEYDMAHGKLDELHAQELIDQFVIKLRMVRHLRMQAYTDIFAGDPTWVTESIGGRFNDGRMKVTKTSFRFLQTLYNLGPSPEPNLTVLWSPQLPEGFKDFCAQVSIDTSSIQYENDDLMREVRGSDDYGIACCVSYQDIGRHIQFFGARCNLAKALLLAINGGRCENTGTVMVKGIPVLSSDELNFEEVLANYKKVLKEMARVYNDAMNIIHYMHDKYYYEKAQMAFVDTNPEINLAYGVAGMSIAVDSLSAIKYAKVKARRNDIGLTEGFDIEGEFPCFGNDDDRVDHLAVDLIYYFDEELKKLPVYKHAKPTLSILTITSNVMYGKKTGATPDGRAKGVAFAPGANPMHGRDKNGAVASLSSVAKLRYRDSQDGISNTFSIVPKSLGVDRESRIENLVTLMDGYFVKGAHHLNVNVLNREMLEDAMVHPEKYPQLTIRVSGYAVNFIKLSREHQLEVISRSFHERM; encoded by the coding sequence ATGATGAATTTCAAAGAAGGACATTGGAAGTATGAAATCAACGTTACCGATTTCGTGAAAACAAACATTACCCCTTACGAAGGCGACGCTTCTTTTCTGACAGGTCCTACTGAACGTACGAAAGCAGTGTGGAACAAATGCTTAGAGGCTCTTGCGGAAGAACGGGCTAACGGAGGCGTACGTTCACTTGATTCTTCTACCGTTTCTACTATTACTTCGTTTGCGCCAGGATACATTGATAAAGAAAATGAAGTGATTGTCGGTTTGCAGACTGATGAATTGTTGCGTCGTGCCATTAAGCCCTTTGGTGGAATTAAAGTGGTGGAGAAGGCATGTCGGGAGAATGGTGTGGAAGTAGACCCGAAAGTAAAAGATATATTTACGCATTATCGCAAGACGCATAATGACGGTGTGTTTGATGCCTATACCGATGAAATCCGTTCATTCCGTTCGCTGGGTTTCCTTACCGGGTTGCCCGATAATTATGCACGCGGGCGCATTATCGGTGATTACCGCCGTTTGGCATTGTATGGTCTTGACAGACTGATTGAGGCTAAACAGGATGATTTGCGCCATTTGACCAGTCCGATGACCGATGAACGGATTCGTCTGCGTGAAGAGGTGGCAGAGCAGATTAAGGCTTTGAAAGAAATCAAGACATTGGGTGAACAATACGGTCTCGATTTGAGCCGTCCGGCTGAAACCGCTCAGGAAGCGGTGCAATGGGTATATATGGCTTACCTGGCTGCGGTGAAAGAACAGGACGGTGCGGCAATGTCGTTGGGCAATGTGTCTTCGTTTCTTGATATATACATCGAATACGATATGGCGCACGGGAAACTGGATGAGCTCCATGCGCAGGAATTGATAGATCAGTTCGTGATAAAATTGCGTATGGTGCGTCACTTGCGTATGCAGGCATATACCGATATTTTTGCCGGAGATCCGACTTGGGTGACTGAATCTATTGGCGGACGTTTTAATGATGGACGGATGAAGGTTACGAAGACTTCGTTCCGCTTCTTGCAGACGTTGTATAATTTAGGCCCTTCACCCGAACCGAACTTGACGGTATTGTGGAGTCCTCAATTGCCCGAAGGCTTTAAGGATTTCTGTGCCCAGGTATCTATCGATACTTCTTCTATCCAATATGAAAACGATGATTTGATGCGTGAGGTACGTGGGTCGGATGACTACGGAATCGCGTGCTGTGTGTCTTATCAGGATATAGGCAGACATATCCAATTCTTCGGGGCACGTTGCAATTTGGCAAAAGCGCTTTTGCTTGCTATCAATGGCGGGCGGTGCGAGAATACCGGTACGGTAATGGTGAAAGGCATTCCCGTATTGAGCAGCGATGAATTGAATTTCGAGGAAGTGCTTGCCAATTACAAGAAAGTGCTGAAAGAAATGGCGCGCGTGTATAACGATGCGATGAACATTATCCATTACATGCACGACAAGTATTATTATGAAAAAGCGCAAATGGCGTTTGTCGATACGAATCCTGAAATCAACTTGGCTTACGGCGTGGCAGGCATGTCTATAGCTGTCGATTCGCTTTCTGCTATCAAATACGCCAAAGTAAAAGCACGCCGTAATGACATCGGTTTGACAGAAGGTTTCGATATCGAAGGCGAATTCCCTTGTTTCGGAAACGATGATGACCGGGTAGACCATTTGGCTGTAGACCTGATTTATTATTTTGATGAAGAGTTGAAAAAACTTCCGGTTTACAAACATGCGAAGCCTACATTGTCCATTCTTACGATTACTTCGAATGTAATGTATGGAAAGAAAACCGGAGCAACTCCCGACGGGCGTGCTAAAGGTGTGGCTTTTGCTCCGGGCGCCAATCCGATGCATGGACGTGATAAGAACGGTGCGGTCGCTTCGTTGAGTTCGGTGGCAAAATTGCGCTACCGCGATTCACAAGATGGCATCAGCAATACGTTTTCTATTGTGCCGAAGTCGTTAGGTGTAGACCGTGAGAGCCGCATTGAAAATCTGGTTACGCTGATGGACGGTTATTTTGTAAAAGGTGCGCATCATTTGAATGTAAATGTATTGAACCGTGAAATGCTGGAAGACGCAATGGTACATCCGGAGAAATACCCGCAGCTGACTATCCGTGTATCCGGTTATGCTGTAAATTTCATCAAGTTAAGCCGCGAGCATCAGTTGGAAGTTATTTCACGTAGCTTCCATGAGCGGATGTAA
- the pflA gene encoding pyruvate formate-lyase-activating protein, with protein MIRVHSYESLGTYDGPGIRLVVFLQGCNFRCLYCANPDTIDCKGEGKNTAPEDILRMAVSQKPFFGKKGGITFSGGEPTIQAKALIPLFRMLKEAGIHICVDTNGSVWNESVKDLFTLADLVLLDVKEFNDERHHLLTLRSNEQTLQTAAWLEANEKPFWLRYVLVQGYSAFREDIEALGKHFKDYRMIERVEILPYHTLGVHKYEAMGLSYQLNSVKQNTPEQLEEARALFEVYFNKVFVN; from the coding sequence ATGATAAGAGTACATTCATACGAATCGTTAGGCACGTATGACGGACCGGGCATCCGGCTGGTTGTGTTTCTGCAGGGATGCAATTTCCGCTGTTTGTATTGTGCCAATCCCGATACTATCGACTGCAAGGGGGAGGGTAAAAATACCGCTCCCGAAGATATTCTGCGTATGGCGGTCAGCCAAAAGCCTTTCTTCGGAAAGAAAGGAGGCATTACATTCAGCGGAGGGGAGCCTACGATTCAGGCGAAAGCCTTAATACCTTTGTTCCGTATGCTGAAAGAAGCAGGCATTCATATCTGTGTGGATACGAATGGAAGTGTTTGGAATGAAAGCGTAAAGGATTTGTTTACGCTTGCTGATTTGGTATTGCTCGATGTGAAAGAATTCAATGATGAGCGTCATCACTTGCTTACTTTGCGCAGCAATGAGCAGACTCTTCAGACAGCTGCCTGGTTGGAAGCCAATGAGAAACCGTTTTGGTTGCGGTATGTGTTAGTGCAAGGATATAGTGCTTTCCGTGAGGATATTGAGGCATTGGGCAAACATTTTAAAGACTATCGGATGATAGAGCGTGTGGAGATTTTGCCTTATCATACCTTGGGGGTGCATAAGTATGAAGCAATGGGCTTAAGTTATCAATTGAATTCTGTAAAACAGAATACGCCCGAACAATTAGAAGAAGCTCGGGCATTATTTGAAGTTTATTTTAATAAGGTATTTGTGAACTGA
- a CDS encoding sugar MFS transporter: protein MKPKIKLVQTSDGTNYLVPFILITTLFFLWGFAHSILDVLNKHFQDALSISKTHSALIQAVVYGGYFLMAMPAGEIIRRCGYRTGVVTGLLLYGTGALMFIPGEQIMSFPFFLLSLFIIGCGLTCLETAANPYVTVLGEKESAERRINLAQSFNGLGWICGPLIGGLFIFTANEKESSVAMPYAIIGTLVLLAAILFSRIHLPEIKAEDPAAVARTGTKRSLWSHGNFVFGLIALFFYVAAQTGINSFFINYVTEHGSISPREAALWLSFAGMGLFMAGRMAGSWAMGFIRSERLLACVSIGGILSMSIVMAGLGTVSISAFFFCFLCESIMFPTIFALAIRGVGGHTKRASSYLIMSIVGGAVAPIIMGYIADTVNTATGFIVPLLCFIIIAAYAFYLLRQRRHTDFAG, encoded by the coding sequence ATGAAACCGAAAATAAAACTAGTGCAGACAAGCGATGGAACAAATTACCTTGTTCCATTCATTTTAATAACCACGCTTTTCTTTCTATGGGGATTTGCCCATAGCATCTTAGACGTATTGAACAAACACTTTCAAGACGCTTTGAGCATCTCAAAAACCCATTCGGCATTGATACAAGCTGTAGTCTACGGCGGCTATTTTCTAATGGCAATGCCTGCCGGTGAGATTATCCGGCGTTGCGGATACCGAACCGGTGTCGTAACAGGTTTGCTATTATATGGGACAGGCGCTTTGATGTTCATCCCCGGCGAACAAATCATGTCGTTTCCTTTTTTCTTGCTCTCGCTGTTTATTATCGGATGTGGACTGACTTGCCTGGAAACGGCAGCCAATCCGTATGTAACGGTTTTGGGAGAGAAAGAGTCTGCCGAACGCCGGATTAATTTAGCGCAGTCATTCAACGGATTAGGCTGGATATGCGGCCCTTTGATTGGTGGTTTGTTTATCTTTACTGCCAATGAAAAAGAAAGCAGTGTCGCTATGCCTTATGCCATTATCGGCACACTTGTATTATTGGCAGCTATTCTGTTCTCACGCATCCATTTGCCGGAAATTAAAGCTGAAGACCCTGCCGCCGTTGCACGAACAGGTACCAAACGCTCTTTATGGAGCCACGGGAATTTTGTATTCGGGCTGATTGCCCTGTTTTTCTATGTAGCCGCTCAGACCGGCATTAATAGTTTCTTTATCAATTATGTAACGGAACACGGTTCCATCTCTCCCCGCGAAGCAGCGCTATGGCTTTCGTTTGCAGGAATGGGATTATTTATGGCAGGAAGAATGGCAGGAAGCTGGGCAATGGGGTTTATCCGTTCCGAACGCTTATTAGCCTGTGTATCCATAGGCGGTATTCTCTCTATGTCAATCGTCATGGCTGGCTTGGGAACCGTGTCAATAAGCGCTTTCTTCTTCTGTTTTCTCTGTGAATCAATCATGTTCCCCACCATCTTCGCTTTAGCCATACGGGGAGTAGGCGGACATACCAAACGAGCCTCATCCTATCTGATTATGAGTATCGTAGGTGGAGCGGTCGCCCCTATCATTATGGGTTACATAGCCGATACGGTGAACACTGCCACCGGCTTTATCGTCCCCCTGCTATGTTTTATAATTATCGCCGCATACGCTTTCTATCTGTTACGCCAACGCCGCCATACTGACTTTGCCGGATGA
- a CDS encoding bifunctional fucokinase/fucose-1-phosphate guanylyltransferase — protein sequence MKKLLSLPPNLVTCFHDITHTDPKEWFCTSDPIDSKLGSGGGTTWLLQACRNEEKHSETTHRITDDLATWTGNEKRILLHAGGQSRRLPAYAPSGKILTPIPVFRWGRGQRLTQNLLSLQIPLYEEIMQKAPESLHTLIASGDVYIRTSKALQDIPEADVVCYGLWVDPQLAKNHGVFVSSRKNPEQLDFMLQKPSVELLGKLMQDYLFLMDIGIWLLSDRAIELLIKHSVNENGEITYYDLYSDFGRALGAHPQIEDAELNQLTVAILPLPGGEFHHYGTSREMISSTLAIQNCVIDQRMIMHKKVKPHPAIFVQNAITHYTFTPENSEVWIENSCIASDWKLNARNIITGVPENNWALNVPTGCCIDVVPIGETDYVARPYGFNDAFRGALDKEDTLYQEMPVTDWLAQRGLDAGQIIHSEDLQAARLFPICHTKDELEKVLRWMTSEPELQTGKTIWMQAQKLSADEISAYANLRRLASQREEFRKYNWNALADNYEKSIFYQLNLQEAAEEFTKFRLPLPHPLPDSAPLMTRISDAMFRAQTLQLKEGKFTNEVKREEDTAFRLMREGLTSTVKHKQSPRLSVYADQIVWGRSPVRIDLAGGWTDTPPYSLMEGGNVVNIAIELNGQPPLQVYVKPSNAYRITLRSIDLGAMETVTTYEELHQFNQVGSPFSIPKAALVLAGFHPDFSTEHFSSLEKQLQAFGSGIEVTLLSAIPAGSGLGTSSILASTVLGAVNDFCGLNWDKQEIGSRTLILEQLLTTGGGWQDQYGGVLQGVKLLQTQPGWNQEPMVRWLPEHLFTNDEYRKCHLLYYTGITRTAKSILAEIVRSMFLNSTEHLQLLGEMKQHALNLYDAILRNNFEETGRLIRKTWQQNQLLDAGTNPKAIAELTKRIDDLCLGYKLPGAGGGGYLYMVAKDPEAALRIRKILVQNPPNDRARFVEMTLSNKGLEVSRS from the coding sequence ATGAAAAAGCTCTTATCACTTCCCCCTAATTTAGTAACGTGTTTTCACGACATCACTCATACCGACCCAAAAGAATGGTTTTGTACTTCTGACCCTATTGACAGCAAACTAGGTTCGGGAGGAGGAACAACATGGCTGTTGCAAGCATGCCGGAATGAAGAGAAGCATTCAGAAACTACTCATCGGATAACGGATGACTTGGCAACTTGGACGGGAAACGAAAAACGTATCCTATTACATGCCGGCGGACAAAGCCGAAGGCTTCCTGCCTACGCACCTTCAGGCAAGATTCTGACCCCTATCCCTGTATTCCGCTGGGGACGCGGACAACGGCTGACACAGAATCTTCTTTCACTTCAGATTCCTTTATACGAAGAAATCATGCAAAAAGCTCCCGAAAGCCTGCACACACTCATTGCCAGCGGAGATGTGTATATCCGCACGTCAAAAGCATTGCAGGACATACCCGAAGCAGATGTTGTTTGCTACGGATTATGGGTAGACCCACAATTGGCAAAGAACCACGGTGTCTTCGTATCCTCACGCAAGAATCCGGAGCAATTAGACTTCATGTTGCAAAAGCCCAGCGTAGAACTGTTAGGCAAACTGATGCAAGATTATCTTTTCCTGATGGATATAGGTATCTGGCTTTTAAGCGACCGTGCCATTGAGTTATTAATCAAACATTCCGTCAATGAAAACGGTGAAATTACGTATTATGATTTGTATTCTGATTTTGGACGTGCATTAGGCGCACATCCCCAAATAGAAGATGCGGAACTGAACCAGCTTACCGTAGCCATACTTCCGCTGCCGGGAGGTGAATTCCATCACTATGGAACCAGCCGCGAAATGATTTCATCAACATTGGCCATTCAAAACTGCGTGATAGACCAGCGGATGATTATGCACAAGAAAGTCAAACCGCATCCTGCCATTTTCGTCCAGAATGCAATCACCCACTATACATTCACTCCCGAAAATTCTGAAGTATGGATTGAAAACAGCTGTATCGCATCAGACTGGAAACTGAACGCCCGAAACATCATCACTGGAGTTCCTGAGAACAACTGGGCACTCAATGTCCCTACAGGATGCTGCATAGATGTTGTACCGATTGGCGAAACCGATTATGTAGCCCGCCCATACGGATTCAACGATGCATTCCGTGGAGCATTGGACAAGGAAGACACACTATACCAAGAAATGCCCGTCACAGACTGGCTTGCCCAGCGAGGTTTGGATGCGGGACAAATCATACACAGTGAAGACTTACAAGCCGCACGGCTATTCCCGATTTGCCATACCAAAGACGAGTTGGAAAAAGTCTTGCGCTGGATGACAAGCGAACCTGAGCTACAAACCGGTAAAACCATTTGGATGCAAGCACAAAAGCTATCAGCAGACGAGATATCAGCATACGCCAATTTACGGCGTCTGGCAAGCCAGCGTGAAGAATTCCGTAAATACAATTGGAACGCATTGGCTGATAACTACGAAAAAAGCATATTCTACCAACTCAATCTACAGGAAGCAGCAGAAGAATTTACAAAGTTCCGCCTGCCTCTCCCTCACCCCTTACCCGACTCTGCTCCACTAATGACCCGCATTAGTGACGCAATGTTCCGGGCACAAACACTTCAATTAAAAGAAGGAAAATTCACGAACGAAGTCAAACGTGAAGAAGATACTGCCTTTCGGCTGATGCGCGAAGGGCTGACATCAACGGTCAAACATAAGCAATCACCCCGTTTATCGGTTTATGCAGACCAAATTGTGTGGGGACGCAGCCCCGTACGTATAGACCTTGCCGGAGGCTGGACCGATACACCGCCTTATAGCTTAATGGAAGGCGGGAATGTGGTCAACATCGCTATCGAACTAAACGGACAACCGCCGCTTCAAGTTTACGTAAAGCCTTCGAACGCTTATCGCATCACCCTTCGTTCCATTGATTTAGGAGCGATGGAAACTGTTACGACATACGAAGAACTGCATCAGTTCAACCAAGTAGGGTCTCCTTTCTCTATTCCCAAGGCAGCTTTAGTGCTGGCAGGATTCCACCCCGATTTCTCTACCGAACATTTCAGTTCACTGGAAAAACAATTACAGGCTTTTGGCTCGGGAATCGAAGTCACTTTGCTATCCGCCATACCGGCAGGCTCCGGATTGGGAACCAGTTCCATTCTTGCATCTACCGTATTGGGAGCAGTCAACGACTTTTGTGGACTGAATTGGGATAAACAGGAAATAGGAAGCCGGACTTTAATATTAGAACAACTGCTTACTACCGGAGGCGGTTGGCAAGACCAATACGGAGGCGTTTTACAAGGCGTGAAATTGCTCCAGACACAACCTGGCTGGAATCAAGAACCGATGGTACGTTGGTTGCCCGAACATCTCTTCACCAATGATGAATACCGGAAATGCCATTTATTATATTATACAGGCATTACGCGGACAGCCAAAAGCATTTTGGCGGAAATCGTCCGTAGCATGTTCTTAAATTCGACCGAACATCTACAGCTATTAGGTGAAATGAAACAACATGCACTTAATTTGTACGATGCAATCCTACGCAATAATTTCGAAGAGACCGGACGGCTGATACGCAAGACCTGGCAGCAAAACCAATTGCTTGACGCAGGCACTAATCCTAAAGCAATAGCGGAATTAACAAAAAGAATAGATGACCTCTGTTTAGGCTACAAACTCCCCGGAGCTGGCGGAGGCGGATACCTGTACATGGTAGCCAAAGACCCGGAAGCAGCTTTACGAATCCGGAAAATACTCGTGCAAAATCCTCCAAACGACCGAGCCCGTTTCGTAGAAATGACTTTGTCAAACAAAGGTTTGGAAGTAAGCAGAAGTTAG